The genomic window GTGTTGATAACGGACGTGCGAATGCAGGGTCTTGACGGCCAGCAGCTTTTTTCCTACGTGAAAGGCAGACATCCGGATGTCCCAGTGATATTTTTGTCCTCTTTCGGAACGGTGGATTCGGCTGTCCATGCCATAACAGAAGGTGTGTTTTACTATTTTTTGAAACCGCCCGATTACCTGAAGCTGCGTAAGACGGTCGCCAAGGCGGTCGAGGTGCACCGCCTCCATCAAATGGTTAAGGAATCACAGGATCGAGGAACACAAACCCCTGAGTTGAAATTGATAGGGAGAAGCCTGGAAATCCGCAAAGTGATGAGGATCATTGAAACAATAGCGGATTCCGAGTGCAATGTGCTGATCACGGGCGAGACCGGAACGGGAAAGGAATTGGTGGCAAGACTGCTCTATGCCAACAGCAAAAGGAGCAACAGCGATTTCATAGCCTTCAACTGCGCCGCGATCCCGAAGGATCTCCTCGAAGCCGAACTCTTCGGCTATGAAAAGGGCGCGTTTACAGGTGCGATTGCAGCCAGGGTGGGGAAGTTAGAGAAGGCATCGGGTGGGGTGCTTTTCCTGGACGAAATCGGGGATTTTGATGTGAGCCTGCAGGCCAAACTCCTCCGAGTTTTGGAGGAGAAGGAAATCGAAAGACTCGGCAGCAACAGGAAACGGCGGACGGATTTCCGTCTGATTTGCGCGACGAACACAGATTTAAGGGCGAAAGTGGCAAAGGGTGACTTCAGAACGGATTTGTTTTATCGTATCAATGTGGTGAACATCAATCTTCCGCCCCTTCGGAAACGGCTGGACGATCTGGAGCAGTTGGCGAGGATGTTCCTGCAGGATTTTTGCCGGCGGGAGAAAAAGCAAATGCGCTTTACGGATGCCGCCATGAAGAGGCTTCTCGGGTATTCTTGGCCCGGTAATGTGCGGCAACTGCGCAACGTGGTCGAGAGAGGGGTTGTTATG from Desulfatiglans anilini DSM 4660 includes these protein-coding regions:
- a CDS encoding sigma-54-dependent transcriptional regulator; this translates as MSDDGKCGRILLVDNEPNSREVLAAILSEENHQVLQARDGEEAIKIIEKNALDVLITDVRMQGLDGQQLFSYVKGRHPDVPVIFLSSFGTVDSAVHAITEGVFYYFLKPPDYLKLRKTVAKAVEVHRLHQMVKESQDRGTQTPELKLIGRSLEIRKVMRIIETIADSECNVLITGETGTGKELVARLLYANSKRSNSDFIAFNCAAIPKDLLEAELFGYEKGAFTGAIAARVGKLEKASGGVLFLDEIGDFDVSLQAKLLRVLEEKEIERLGSNRKRRTDFRLICATNTDLRAKVAKGDFRTDLFYRINVVNINLPPLRKRLDDLEQLARMFLQDFCRREKKQMRFTDAAMKRLLGYSWPGNVRQLRNVVERGVVMAGGDTLDVEHLPPELNDAVLQPGASTEILPLWRLEMEAIQRALHACGGNISQTARSLGISRKALYKRIKEAPVLNVS